In Triticum urartu cultivar G1812 chromosome 6, Tu2.1, whole genome shotgun sequence, the following proteins share a genomic window:
- the LOC125515492 gene encoding 3-ketoacyl-CoA synthase 5-like — MGVRLSDMLISPSHLKHSFEIIVNNSLLLVATPAIALVVLRKAAQLGPGEILSRLHGLHQVHVSLAVFLPFALATLYLMSRPRSVYLVDYACCRPKSSCRVSIASATENARFSLDDGGHQFMARMLKRSGLGDQTYVHPSLHYIPPRSSLSSCWDEAEQVIFAAVDDLLAKTGISPEAIDILVTNCTTFNPTPSLADTIVNRYKLRADIRSVHISGMGCSAGVISLEVARNLLHAAPRGARALMVSTESTSLVNYTGKNRAMLLPAALFRMGAAAVLLSTSRSMSRFRLTHIVRTITAAQDRAYRCAYQEEDDVGEMGINLSKELVAVAGDTLQANIVGIGSLVLPPSEKLLFALSFVARKVFNKKMKLYVPDFRTAFQHFCIHCGGRAVIDAVQTTLRLSDENIEPSRMTLHRFGNTSSSSLWYELAYIEAKRRMCKGDRVWMVGFGSGFKCNSAVWQCIRPASNTDIGTPWADSIHMYPLNISRK, encoded by the coding sequence ATGGGTGTGCGCCTCAGCGACATGCTCATCTCACCATCCCATCTCAAACACTCGTTCGAGATCATCGTGAACAActccctcctcctcgtcgccacaCCGGCCATCGCCCTCGTCGTTCTTCGTAAAGCCGCGCAGCTCGGACCCGGCGAGATCCTCTCCCGCCTCCATGGCTTGCACCAGGTTCACGTTTCGCTGGCAGTGTTCCTTCCATTCGCCTTGGCCACCCTCTACCTCATGAGCCGCCCACGCAGCGTCTACCTCGTCGACTACGCTTGCTGCCGGCCTAAATCCAGTTGCCGCGTATCCATAGCCTCCGCCACCGAGAATGCTCGCTTTTCGCTCGATGATGGCGGTCACCAGTTCATGGCGCGCATGCTCAAGCGCTCGGGCCTCGGTGACCAGACTTACGTCCACCCTTCGTTGCACTACATTCCGCCGCGCTCCAGCTTAAGTTCATGCTGGGACGAAGCGGAGCAGGTCATCTTTGCGGCCGTCGACGACCTGCTCGCCAAGACGGGCATAAGTCCTGAGGCGATCGACATACTCGTCACCAACTGCACCACCTTCAACCCAACGCCGAGCTTGGCTGACACCATCGTGAACAGGTACAAGCTCAGAGCCGACATCCGGAGCGTGCACATCTCCGGCATGGGGTGCAGCGCCGGGGTGATCTCCTTGGAGGTGGCGAGGAACCTCCTGCACGCGGCGCCCCGTGGCGCGCGCGCCCTAATGGTGTCCACGGAGTCCACCTCGCTGGTCAACTATACGGGGAAGAACCGCGCGATGCTGCTGCCTGCCGCCTTGTTCCGCATGGGAGCGGCTGCGGTGCTGCTGTCGACGTCCAGATCCATGTCCCGGTTCCGGCTCACGCACATCGTGCGGACGATCACCGCCGCGCAAGACAGAGCGTACCGGTGCGCGTACCAGGAAGAGGACGACGTGGGGGAGATGGGAATAAACCTGTCCAAGGAGCTCGTGGCTGTCGCCGGCGACACGCTTCAGGCCAACATCGTCGGAATAGGGTCCCTGGTCCTCCCACCATCGGAGAAGCTGCTCTTTGCGCTCTCGTTCGTTGCACGTAAGGTTTTCAACAAGAAGATGAAGCTATACGTCCCCGATTTCCGCACGGCCTTCCAGCACTTTTGCATCCATTGTGGTGGCCGGGCTGTGATCGACGCGGTGCAGACTACCTTACGCTTATCGGATGAGAATATTGAGCCATCGCGGATGACGCTGCACCGGTTCGGGAACACATCTAGCAGTTCGTTATGGTACGAGCTTGCATACATCGAGGCGAAGAGACGGATGTGCAAGGGCGACCGGGTGTGGATGGTCGGGTTTGGTTCTGGGTTCAAGTGCAACAGCGCCGTGTGGCAGTGCATCAGGCCGGCCAGCAACACCGATATTGGCACGCCGTGGGCTGATTCTATCCATATGTATCCGTTGAACATCTCTCGAAAGTAA